CAAAAGAAAAAGCTGCAAGCAACAGCTCGGTGGCATCAGCGCCGCCGCAGCACGAACCGGCTTCTGCGATTCAGGGCACGGCGGCAGCGATTCGATGCCGGCCTTATACGGCCATCAGGTCGCCTTCTTTGGCTTCGAGAGCCTTGTCGATCTCGGCAACGTACTTGTCGGTTAGCTTCTGGACGTCATCCTGGCCACGACGTTCCTCGTCCTCGCTGATTTCCTTTTCCTTGACCAGGTCCTTCAGCTGTGCAATCGCATCACGGCGGATATTGCGCACTGCGACTCGGGCGTTCTCGGCCTCTGCACGCGCCTGCTTGGTGTAGCCCTTGCGGGTTTCCTCGGTCAGCGCCGGCATCGGCACGCGGATCGTGGTGCCAGCGGTAGCCGGATTCAGGCCCAGGTCCGAGGTCATGATCGCCTTCTCTACCGCCTGGATCATGCTCTTGTCGAACACTGTCAGCGCCAGGGTGCGGGAGTCTTCGGCGATCACGTTGGCAACCTGACGCAGCGGCGTGTCGGCACCGTAGTAGGACACCATCACGCTGTCGAGGATGCTGGGGTGGGCGCGGCCAGTACGAATCTTGGCAAAAGCGTGATCCAGCGATTCCAGGGATTTCTTCATGCGCTCCTGCGCGTCCTGCTTGATCTCGTTGATCATTCGTTCGATTCCTCGATCAGAGTTCCTTCAGCGCCACCTAGCACGATGTTGAGCAGGGCGCCGGGCTTGTTCATATTGAAGACCCGCAGCGGCATGTTGTGATCGCGGCACAGGCAGATGGCTGTCAGGTCCATCACGCCGAGCTTGCGGTCCAACACTTCGTCGTACGTGAGTTCGGCAAATTTCTCCGCATTCGGATCCTTGAATGGATCTGCGGTGTAGACGCCATCGACCTTGGTGGCCTTGAGCACGACATCCGCCTGGATCTCGATAGCGCGCAAACAGGCGGCCGAGTCGGTGGTGAAGAATGGGTTGCCGGTACCGGCGGAGAAGATGACCACCTCACCGGTCTTCAAATGACGCATCGCCTTGCGACGGTCATAGTGATCGGTCACGCCGACCATGGAAATGGCCGACACGACCAGCGCCGGAATGTTCGAACGCTCGAGCGCGTCGCGCATGGCCAGCGCATTCATCACCGTGGCCAGCATGCCCATGTGGTCGCCGGTGACCCGATCCATTCCGGCTGCGGAAAGCGCCGCGCCGCGGAACAGGTTGCCGCCACCGATGACCAATCCCACTTCGACGCCGATGCCTACCAGCTGGCCGACTTCCAGAGCCATACGGTCAAGGACCTTGGGATCTATGCCGAAGTCTTCGGAGCCCATCAGGGCCTCGCCGCTCAATTTGAGCAGAATGCGTTTATAGCGAGGATTGCGTGCACTCATCTGCTGAGCCATTGGCGTGTTATCTCCTGCGGCGTGCTGTGACCAAGTCTGAATGACTCAGACCAAAAAATATCTGCGCTTTGACAGCTCAACCAGCGGTTGGTGCCAGGCGATGACTATAACGTGACAAAAAAACAATTCCGCTGCCCAATTCGACAAAGAGGCCGCGCGCGTGAGCGGGCAGCCTCTTTGCCAGAACCACCGAAGCGGCCTTATTTCTTGGTCGCAGCGACCTGAGCAGCAACTTCGGCAGCGAAGTCGACTTCGGCCTTCTCGATACCCTCGCCTACTTCGTAGCGAACGAAGGATACGATTTCGGCACCGGCTTTCTTGGCCAGCTCACCAACCTTGATTTCCGGGTTCTTGACGAACGCCTGCTCAACCAGACTGGCTTCGGCCAGGAACTTGTTGATACGGCCCTTGACCATGTTCTCGACGATGTTTTCCGGCTTGCCGGCGATCTTGTCGGCGTTGAGCTGCAGGAAGATTTCCTTTTCCTTGGCAACCAACTCTTCGGAAACATCAGCCGGGCTCAGAACGGCTGGGTTGCTGGCAGCCACGTGCATGGCGATATCCTTGGCCAGCTCGGCATCGCCACCCTTCAGGGTGACCAGCACGCCGATGCGGTGACCGTGCAGATAAGCACCAACCACTTCACCTTCCACCGCGGTCAGACGACGGATGTTGACGTTCTCGCCGCACTTGGCGACCAGCGCCTCGCGAGCGGATTCACGAGAAGCGATCAGCGGGGCCACATCGGTCAGCTTCTGCTCGAAGGCCTCGTCCAGGCTTTCCTTGACGAATGCCTTGAAGTCGTCCTGAAGAGCCAGGAAGTCAGTCTGCGAGTTAACTTCGATGATCAGGCCACGGCCACCTTCGACGCGAACGGCGATCGAGCCTTCAGCAGCGATGTTGCCCGACTTCTTGGCGGCCTTGATGGCGCCCGAGGCACGCATGTCGTCAATCGCCTTTTCGATGTCACCACCAGCGGCGACCAGAGCCTTCTTGCACTCCATCATGCCCTGACCGGTACGCTCGCGCAGTTCTTTGACCAAGGCTGCAGTGATTTCTGCCATGTTGGGAATCCTCTCGATTTGGTTTCTAAACCACTCACCCAATACACGGGTGATCAATTCGCAAGAGACAAAAAGGGGGCCTAGCCCCCTTTTTGTTCATCGGGTGTCACGCTGCAGTGCGCCGCACTCAGCCCTGAGCCGCTTCGGAAGCAACTTCCTCGACGAACTCGTCAGCGCCACCGGCACCGTTCTGGCGACCGCGCAGAACAGCGTCAGCCATGGAGCCGAGGTAGAGTTGCACGGCACGGATGGCGTCATCATTACCAGGAATGATGTAGTCAACGCCTTCCGGGCTGCTGTTGGTATCGACGATGCCGATGACCGGGATACCCAGCTTGTTGGCTTCGGAAATGGCGATGCGCTCGTGATCGACGTCGACGACGAACATGGCGTCCGGCAGGCCGCCCATATCCTTGATACCACCCAGGCTGCGCTCGAGCTTCTCGAGGTCACGGCTGCGCATCAGGGCTTCTTTCTTGGTCAGCTTCTCGAAAGTACCATCCTGAGACTGTACTTCCAGCTCGCGCAGACGCTTGATGGACGCACGAATGGTCTTGTAGTTGGTCAGCATGCCGCCCAACCAGCGATGATCGACATACGGCGAGCCGCAACGAGCAGCTTCTTCGCGAACGATCTTGCCGGCGGAACGCTTGGTACCCACGAACAGAATCTTGTTCTTGCCTGCAGCCAGCTTCTCAACGAAACGCAGCGCGTCGTTGAACATCGGCAGGGTTTTTTCCAGGTTGATGATATGGATCTTGTTGCGCGCGCCGAAAATGTACTTGTCCATTTTCGGGTTCCAGTAACGGGTCTGGTGGCCGAAGTGCACACCGGCCTTCAGCATATCGCGCATGGTGACTTGAGACATGATCAGTCCTCGAATAAGTCGGGTTAGGCCTCCACGCGTCCCGATATCCAACTCTTGCGAGCACCCAGGATACCGTGTCGACACGTGTGTGGGGTTAGGCTCGGCGGGGCCTACCCCGCTGAGCGGCGCGTTTTATAGCACAAAGGTCATCGCGAGGCTACTGCTTTGCACTTTCTCGGCGCCGAGCTCAGCCACTGACCAGCCCTGACCTGCAGGCCGCAGGTGCTTTGGTTTATCATCGCGGCTTTCCTTAATGCCTTCGCCTGCGGGCGCACAAGAGGTTTGCATGACTGTCACCATCAAGACGCCCGAAGATATCGAGAAGATGCGCATCGCCGGGCGCCTCGCCGCCGAAGTTCTCGAGATGATCGGCGAGCACGTCAAGCCAGGCGTCACCACCGATGAACTCGACCGCCTCTGCCACGAGCACATCGTCAACGTTCAGCAGGCGATCCCGGCCCCCCTCAACTACAAGGGCTTTCCCAAGTCGATCTGCACCTCGATCAACCACGTCGTCTGCCACGGCATTCCGAACGACAAGCCGCTGAAGGACGGTGACATCCTCAATATCGATATCACCGTGATAAAGGACGGCTATCACGGTGACACCAGCAAGATGTTCATGGTCGGCAAGGTGCCCGAGTGGGCCGAGCGCCTCTGCCAGGTCACCCAGGAATGCCTATATAAAGGTATCGAGCTGGTTCGCCCGGGCGCGCGCCTCGGAGATATCGGTGAGGTGATTCAGAAACACGCCGAGAAAAACGGGTTCTCCGTGGTCCGTGAATACTGTGGCCACGGTATCGGCAAGGTCTTCCACGAAGAGCCGCAGGTGCTGCACTACGGCCGTGCCGGCACCGGCATGGAACTGAAGGAAGGCATGACCTTCACCATCGAGCCGATGATCAACCAGGGTCGGGCGGAAACCCGCCTGCTCGGCGATGGCTGGACCGCCATCACCAAGGACCGCAAGCTGTCGGCGCAATGGGAACACACCATCCTGGTGACCGCTGACGGCTACGAGATCTTCACCCTGCGCAGCGACGACACCATCGCTCGCACCTCCGCCTGAGATTTCACAGCCGCAGCCCCCACGGGAGGACGTTCGCATGCCCCAGGTTGACCCGGAGCTGTTTGACCGCAGCCAGTTTCAGGCGGAGCTGGCGCTGAAGGCCAGCCCCATCGCTGCGTACAAGAAGGCCATACGCCAGGCGCGGCAGGTACTGGACGAGCGGTTCAAGGCAGGTCGGGACATCCGTCGCCTGATTCAGGATCGCGCCTGGTTCGTCGATCAGATTCTGCGCTCGGCCTGGGATCGCTTCGACTGGAACAAGGGCGCCGATATCGCGCTCGTCGCCGTGGGCGGCTATGGCCGAGGTGAACTGCACCCCTACTCCGATATCGACCTGCTGATCCTGCTCGACGCCAACGACCAGGAGATCTTTCGCGACTCGATCGAGGGCTTCCTGACGCTGCTCTGGGACATCGGCCTGGAAGTCGGGCAGGCCGTGCGTTCCGTCGCCGAATGCGCCGACGAGGCGCGCGCCGATCTAACGGTCATCACCAACCTGATGGAAAGCCGGACGATCGCCGGCCCGGAGCGCCTGCGCCAGGCGATGCTGCGGGTCACCAGCACCCAGCAGATGTGGCCGAGCAAGGAGTTCTTCCTCGCCAAGCGCAACGAGCAGCGCGCGCGACATGCCAAGTACAACAACACCGAGTACAACCTGGAGCCCAATGTAAAAGGCTCTCCCGGCGGCCTGCGCGACATCCAGACCATCCTCTGGATCGCCCGGCGCGAGTTCGGCACGCTCAATCTGCAGGCCATGGTCGACCAGGGATTTCTTACCGAGGGTGAACACAGCCTGCTGACCGCCGCCCAGGAGTTTCTCTGGAAGGTGCGCTACGGCCTGCACATGCTTGCCGGCCGTGCCGAGGACCGCCTGCTGTTCGACCATCAGCGCAGCCTGGCCGCGCTGCTGGGCTATGAAGACAACGATGCCAAGCTGGCTATCGAGCGCTTCATGCAGAAGTACTACCGAGTCGTCATGAGTATTGCCGAACTCAGCGATCTTGTCGGTCAGCACTTCGCCGAAGTGATTCTCTGGGAAGGCGAATCGGGCCCGATCGTGCCGCTCAACAGCCGATTCCAGGTGCGCGACGGCTACCTTGAGGTGAGCAACGCAGCCATCTTCAAACGCACCCCTTTCGCGATTCTGGAAACCTTCGTGCTGCTTGCCCAGCATCCCGACATCCAGGGTGTCCGCTCCGACACCATTCGCCTGCTCCGCGACCACCGCTATCTGATCGATGACATCTTCCGCCAGGATCTGCGCAACACCAGCCTGTTCATCGAGCTGTTCAAGTGCAAGGAAGGGATCCACCGCAATCTTCGGCGTATGAACCGCTACGGCATCCTGGGCCGCTATCTGCCGGAGTTCGGCCACATTGTCGGCCAGATGCAGCATGACCTGTTCCACATCTACACGGTCGATGCGCACACGCTCAACGTCATCAAGTACCTGCGCAAGCTGACCAAGCCAGGCGTCGCCGAGAAGTATCCGTTGGCCAGCAAGCTGGTCGAAAGGCTGCCCAAACCAGAGCTGATCTACATTGCCGGGCTCTATCACGACATCGCCAAAGGCCGTGGCGGAGACCATTCGGAGCTGGGCGCGGTGGATGCAGAGCAGTTCTGCAGTCGTCACAAGCTGCCGGCATGGGACACCCGCCTGGTGGTCTGGCTGGTGGAAAACCACCTGGTCATGTCCACCACAGCCCAGCGCAAGGACCTGTCCGACCCGCAGGTGATCAACGATTTCGCTCAGCTGGTCGGCGACGAGACACACCTGGACTACCTTTACGTCCTGACCGTGGCC
This DNA window, taken from Pseudomonas sp. FeN3W, encodes the following:
- the frr gene encoding ribosome recycling factor → MINEIKQDAQERMKKSLESLDHAFAKIRTGRAHPSILDSVMVSYYGADTPLRQVANVIAEDSRTLALTVFDKSMIQAVEKAIMTSDLGLNPATAGTTIRVPMPALTEETRKGYTKQARAEAENARVAVRNIRRDAIAQLKDLVKEKEISEDEERRGQDDVQKLTDKYVAEIDKALEAKEGDLMAV
- the pyrH gene encoding UMP kinase produces the protein MAQQMSARNPRYKRILLKLSGEALMGSEDFGIDPKVLDRMALEVGQLVGIGVEVGLVIGGGNLFRGAALSAAGMDRVTGDHMGMLATVMNALAMRDALERSNIPALVVSAISMVGVTDHYDRRKAMRHLKTGEVVIFSAGTGNPFFTTDSAACLRAIEIQADVVLKATKVDGVYTADPFKDPNAEKFAELTYDEVLDRKLGVMDLTAICLCRDHNMPLRVFNMNKPGALLNIVLGGAEGTLIEESNE
- the tsf gene encoding translation elongation factor Ts, which produces MAEITAALVKELRERTGQGMMECKKALVAAGGDIEKAIDDMRASGAIKAAKKSGNIAAEGSIAVRVEGGRGLIIEVNSQTDFLALQDDFKAFVKESLDEAFEQKLTDVAPLIASRESAREALVAKCGENVNIRRLTAVEGEVVGAYLHGHRIGVLVTLKGGDAELAKDIAMHVAASNPAVLSPADVSEELVAKEKEIFLQLNADKIAGKPENIVENMVKGRINKFLAEASLVEQAFVKNPEIKVGELAKKAGAEIVSFVRYEVGEGIEKAEVDFAAEVAAQVAATKK
- the rpsB gene encoding 30S ribosomal protein S2; the encoded protein is MSQVTMRDMLKAGVHFGHQTRYWNPKMDKYIFGARNKIHIINLEKTLPMFNDALRFVEKLAAGKNKILFVGTKRSAGKIVREEAARCGSPYVDHRWLGGMLTNYKTIRASIKRLRELEVQSQDGTFEKLTKKEALMRSRDLEKLERSLGGIKDMGGLPDAMFVVDVDHERIAISEANKLGIPVIGIVDTNSSPEGVDYIIPGNDDAIRAVQLYLGSMADAVLRGRQNGAGGADEFVEEVASEAAQG
- the map gene encoding type I methionyl aminopeptidase, with the protein product MTVTIKTPEDIEKMRIAGRLAAEVLEMIGEHVKPGVTTDELDRLCHEHIVNVQQAIPAPLNYKGFPKSICTSINHVVCHGIPNDKPLKDGDILNIDITVIKDGYHGDTSKMFMVGKVPEWAERLCQVTQECLYKGIELVRPGARLGDIGEVIQKHAEKNGFSVVREYCGHGIGKVFHEEPQVLHYGRAGTGMELKEGMTFTIEPMINQGRAETRLLGDGWTAITKDRKLSAQWEHTILVTADGYEIFTLRSDDTIARTSA
- a CDS encoding [protein-PII] uridylyltransferase, giving the protein MPQVDPELFDRSQFQAELALKASPIAAYKKAIRQARQVLDERFKAGRDIRRLIQDRAWFVDQILRSAWDRFDWNKGADIALVAVGGYGRGELHPYSDIDLLILLDANDQEIFRDSIEGFLTLLWDIGLEVGQAVRSVAECADEARADLTVITNLMESRTIAGPERLRQAMLRVTSTQQMWPSKEFFLAKRNEQRARHAKYNNTEYNLEPNVKGSPGGLRDIQTILWIARREFGTLNLQAMVDQGFLTEGEHSLLTAAQEFLWKVRYGLHMLAGRAEDRLLFDHQRSLAALLGYEDNDAKLAIERFMQKYYRVVMSIAELSDLVGQHFAEVILWEGESGPIVPLNSRFQVRDGYLEVSNAAIFKRTPFAILETFVLLAQHPDIQGVRSDTIRLLRDHRYLIDDIFRQDLRNTSLFIELFKCKEGIHRNLRRMNRYGILGRYLPEFGHIVGQMQHDLFHIYTVDAHTLNVIKYLRKLTKPGVAEKYPLASKLVERLPKPELIYIAGLYHDIAKGRGGDHSELGAVDAEQFCSRHKLPAWDTRLVVWLVENHLVMSTTAQRKDLSDPQVINDFAQLVGDETHLDYLYVLTVADINATNPTLWNSWRASLLRQLYTETKRALKRGLENPLGREEQIRQTQRAALDDLVRHGTDPDDAEQLWAQLGDDYFLRHTATDVAWHTDAIIEHPANGGPLVLIKETTQREFEGGTQIFIYAPDQHDFFAVTVAAMDQLNLNIHDARILTSSSQFTLDTYIVLDADGSPIGNNPERIEEIRSGLIAALRNPDDYLTIIQRRVPRQLKHFAFPPQVTIHNDTQRPQTILEIIAPDRPGLLARVGQLFLDFDLSVQNAKIATLGERVEDVFFVTDADNQPLSDPQFCLRLQQALVKELQQENEQQPSPSSILI